One segment of Pyxidicoccus xibeiensis DNA contains the following:
- a CDS encoding sigma-54-dependent transcriptional regulator, translating into MSEPLPTASPPAAPAPAAARPSRILIADDQADVLEALRLLLKRDGYAVVTAQSPAGALATLESEDVDLVLMDLNYARDTTSGKEGMDLLGRIRAQDAALPVVVMTAWGSVEGAVEAMRGGARDYVQKPWDNTRLLATLRTQLELGRALKRSRRLEEENQHLRRGQGGLPTMVSESRAMQPIRRLIERVAPSGANVLVTGEHGTGKEVVARLLHAASTRADRPFVAVNSGGLSEGVFESELFGHVKGAFTDAKGDRIGCFELADGGTLFLDEIGNMPLSQQAKLLRVLQTGELHPVGSSKVRRVDVRVVSATNVDLSKAVTEGRFREDLLYRLNTVELQLPPLRDRREDIPLLATHFLAEHGRRYGRPTVRLSAGALEALLAYAWPGNVRELEHAVERALLMAAGDEVSADDLLLKRVGREGPSRLEEMTLEEVERYLIERALARQEGNVSEAAKGLGLSRSALYRRLQHYGIKGAR; encoded by the coding sequence GTGTCCGAGCCCCTTCCCACCGCGTCCCCTCCCGCCGCACCCGCGCCCGCCGCCGCAAGGCCCTCGCGCATCCTCATCGCCGATGACCAGGCAGACGTGCTGGAGGCGCTCCGGCTGTTGCTCAAGCGCGACGGGTACGCCGTCGTCACCGCCCAGTCGCCCGCGGGCGCGCTGGCCACGCTGGAGTCGGAGGACGTGGACCTCGTCCTCATGGACCTGAACTACGCGCGCGACACCACGTCCGGGAAGGAGGGCATGGACCTGCTCGGCCGCATCCGCGCGCAGGACGCGGCGCTGCCGGTGGTGGTGATGACGGCGTGGGGCAGCGTGGAGGGCGCGGTGGAGGCCATGCGCGGCGGCGCGCGCGACTACGTGCAGAAGCCGTGGGACAACACGCGCCTTTTGGCCACGCTGCGCACGCAGCTGGAACTGGGCCGGGCCTTGAAGCGCAGCCGGCGGCTGGAGGAGGAGAACCAGCACCTGCGGCGCGGCCAGGGTGGCCTGCCCACCATGGTGTCGGAGTCTCGCGCCATGCAGCCCATCCGCCGCCTCATCGAGCGCGTGGCGCCGTCCGGGGCCAACGTGCTGGTGACGGGCGAGCACGGCACGGGCAAGGAGGTGGTGGCGCGGCTGCTCCACGCGGCCTCCACGCGCGCGGACCGGCCCTTCGTGGCGGTGAACTCCGGCGGCCTGTCCGAGGGCGTCTTCGAGAGCGAGCTGTTCGGCCACGTGAAGGGTGCCTTCACGGACGCGAAGGGAGACCGCATCGGCTGCTTCGAGCTGGCGGACGGCGGCACGCTCTTCCTGGACGAGATTGGCAACATGCCGCTGTCGCAGCAGGCCAAGCTGCTGCGCGTGCTGCAGACGGGCGAGCTGCACCCGGTGGGCTCGTCGAAGGTGCGGCGCGTGGACGTGCGGGTGGTGAGCGCCACCAACGTGGACCTGTCCAAGGCGGTGACGGAGGGGCGCTTCCGCGAGGATTTGCTCTACCGCCTCAACACGGTGGAGCTGCAGCTGCCGCCGCTGCGCGACAGGCGCGAGGACATCCCCCTGCTGGCGACGCACTTCCTGGCGGAGCACGGCCGGCGCTACGGGCGGCCCACGGTGCGGCTGTCGGCGGGCGCGCTGGAGGCGCTGCTGGCGTACGCGTGGCCGGGCAACGTGCGCGAGCTGGAGCACGCGGTGGAGCGCGCGCTGCTGATGGCGGCGGGTGACGAGGTGTCGGCGGACGACCTGCTCTTGAAGCGGGTGGGGCGTGAGGGCCCGTCGCGGCTGGAGGAGATGACGCTGGAGGAGGTGGAGCGCTACCTCATCGAGCGCGCCCTGGCGCGGCAGGAGGGCAACGTGAGCGAGGCGGCCAAGGGGCTGGGCCTGTCGCGAAGCGCGCTATACCGGAGGCTCCAGCACTACGGAATCAAGGGAGCTCGGTGA
- a CDS encoding helix-turn-helix domain-containing protein produces the protein MTDASVQLAPRGVLAGFVKGFRVVSRGADARPYVRLPDGEVDLVIRFRGERGAAHAIGPRLSPLRKGTEVLTPQMLVVRFKPGGAYPFFGLPMSELTDRILSLDTLWGTEGARLREALTEAPSVVDRLRLLDTALTERLRRGDVFEPAGAYTVRRAVRLLTEATELPRVDALARELGVSARQLRRAFDDVVGMGPKEFARVVRFQRAVRASERAATPDWGAIAVAAGYYDQSHLITEFKHLTGTTPGALMRTRLQSTAARGGVERRNE, from the coding sequence ATGACTGACGCGTCCGTTCAGCTCGCGCCGCGAGGCGTGCTCGCGGGCTTCGTGAAGGGATTCCGGGTCGTCTCGCGGGGAGCCGATGCCCGCCCCTACGTCCGGCTGCCGGATGGCGAGGTCGACCTGGTCATCCGCTTCAGGGGCGAGCGCGGAGCGGCGCACGCCATCGGCCCGAGGCTGAGCCCGCTGCGCAAGGGCACCGAGGTCCTGACGCCGCAGATGCTCGTGGTGCGCTTCAAGCCGGGAGGTGCATACCCGTTCTTCGGCCTGCCGATGTCCGAGCTGACGGACCGCATCCTGTCCCTGGACACGCTGTGGGGCACGGAGGGAGCGCGGCTGCGCGAAGCGCTCACGGAGGCACCGTCCGTGGTGGACCGGCTGCGCCTGCTGGACACGGCGCTCACCGAGCGCCTCCGCCGGGGAGACGTCTTCGAGCCCGCGGGGGCGTACACGGTGCGGCGAGCCGTCCGGCTGCTCACGGAGGCCACGGAGCTGCCGCGTGTCGACGCGCTGGCGAGAGAACTGGGCGTCAGCGCTCGACAGCTGCGCCGGGCCTTCGACGACGTGGTGGGAATGGGCCCCAAGGAGTTCGCGCGCGTGGTGCGCTTCCAGCGCGCGGTGCGGGCCTCGGAGCGCGCCGCCACACCGGACTGGGGCGCCATCGCGGTGGCGGCGGGCTACTACGACCAGTCGCACCTCATCACCGAGTTCAAGCACCTGACGGGCACCACACCGGGGGCGCTGATGCGTACGCGTCTCCAGTCCACGGCGGCGCGTGGCGGAGTGGAGAGACGCAATGAGTGA
- a CDS encoding MBL fold metallo-hydrolase, with translation MHVHHLNCGSLCPAGGPRFVQGEGSFFGRARMVCHCLMLETRQGLVLVDTGLGIGDVQDPRRLGRSFLKRNAPRLDPRETAVAQVERLGFRREDVRHILPTHLDLDHAGGLADFPTAEVHVFRDEYDASRNPASRKFGYRPVQWAHGPRWMPHEVAGERWFGFEAVRPIPGLGDEVLLVPLVGHSEGHCGVAVKTGSGWLLHAGDAYFSHHEMNPVAPRSPLGLALFQRLRSTDNAARVANQVRLRELVRKHSHEVRVFSAHCGTEFQRMTAGTGPSLQVAPALAS, from the coding sequence ATGCACGTCCATCACCTCAACTGCGGCAGCCTGTGCCCCGCCGGGGGTCCTCGATTCGTCCAGGGCGAAGGCAGCTTCTTCGGGCGCGCCCGGATGGTCTGCCACTGCCTCATGCTGGAGACCCGGCAGGGCCTCGTCCTCGTCGACACGGGGCTCGGCATTGGCGATGTCCAGGACCCGCGCCGCCTCGGCCGGAGCTTCCTCAAGCGCAACGCGCCCAGGCTCGACCCTCGGGAGACCGCCGTCGCCCAGGTCGAGCGGCTCGGCTTCCGGCGCGAGGACGTGCGTCACATCCTCCCCACCCACCTGGACCTGGACCATGCCGGGGGCCTGGCCGACTTCCCCACCGCCGAGGTCCACGTCTTCCGCGATGAGTACGACGCCTCGCGGAATCCTGCCTCACGCAAGTTCGGCTACCGCCCGGTGCAGTGGGCGCATGGCCCACGGTGGATGCCCCATGAGGTGGCGGGCGAGCGCTGGTTCGGCTTCGAGGCGGTGCGCCCCATTCCTGGCCTCGGCGACGAGGTGCTGCTGGTGCCACTCGTGGGCCACTCGGAGGGACACTGCGGTGTCGCCGTGAAGACCGGCAGCGGCTGGCTGCTCCACGCGGGCGATGCGTACTTCAGCCACCACGAGATGAACCCCGTGGCCCCACGCAGCCCGCTCGGGCTCGCGCTCTTCCAGCGGCTCCGCTCGACGGACAACGCGGCGCGCGTCGCCAACCAGGTGCGGCTGCGCGAGTTGGTGCGCAAGCACTCTCACGAGGTCCGTGTGTTCTCCGCGCACTGCGGCACGGAGTTCCAGCGCATGACCGCGGGCACCGGACCGTCGCTCCAGGTGGCTCCGGCCCTGGCCAGCTGA
- a CDS encoding ABC transporter permease: METLLQDVRYALRTLSKSPGFVLVAVLALALGIGANSAVFSVVNGVLLKPPPFAEPDRLVHVWGNFLRMELKDISVSVPEYRDYRELPKAFASVAAYDENDATLTGGDVPERLSVTNATASLFATLGVSPVLGRAFTEDEETPGRERVLVLTDKAWRSRFAQDPKVLGRTLQLDGDSYTVVGVLPPGAEYPADTDVYAPFAPTPEQASQERRGSRFLSVVARLKPGMTLAAAQADLARVGREMEAAHENNYKGGGWAITVKSLEDEVVGDVRGTLWLLLGAVGFVLLVACSSVANLLLARAAARGREVSIRAALGAGRGRLVAQFLTESLVLAVTGGALGLLLAMWGTDMLLVVVGDGLPRATEVGLDVPSVLFTAGVSLLTGIVFGLVPALQVSRADLSGAMREGTRGTDGKKAGRLRAGLVVAQVALALVLLVGAGLFVKSFQALHEVEAGFTPEGVLTGSIALPQAAYSEAARRETFMGELLTRVQALPGVESAGAANMLPLGGRTDNSFDIEGRTKGPDEAWPAVETRFASADYLRTLQVRLRDGRMLQETDNSAAPGAVVINKTFANLYWPKGDALGQRLRLHRQTTRWATVVGIVDDVREWGLDKPARPAAYYAAAQFPLYNLNLAVRAKAGSPEALRTAIEAEVRALDGNLPLFNVAPMVRLVDDSIGSRRLSALLMGLFAGTALLLAALGISGVIGYSVAQRTREMGIRMALGAARRDVLTLVLGQGLKLAGLGVAAGLMLSLGLAQLLSTLLYGVTAYDPWTFVGVAALLCGVALFATWLPARRATLVDPIIALRSE, encoded by the coding sequence ATGGAAACCCTCCTCCAGGATGTCCGCTACGCGCTGCGCACGCTGAGCAAGAGCCCCGGCTTCGTGCTGGTGGCGGTGCTCGCGCTGGCGCTCGGCATCGGCGCGAACAGCGCCGTGTTCAGCGTGGTGAATGGCGTGCTGCTCAAGCCGCCGCCCTTCGCGGAGCCGGACCGGCTGGTCCACGTCTGGGGCAACTTCCTCAGGATGGAGCTGAAGGACATCTCGGTGTCGGTGCCCGAGTACCGGGACTACCGCGAGCTGCCGAAGGCCTTCGCGTCGGTGGCGGCCTATGACGAGAACGACGCCACGCTCACCGGCGGGGACGTGCCGGAGCGGCTGAGCGTGACGAACGCCACGGCCTCGCTCTTCGCCACGCTGGGCGTGTCGCCGGTGCTCGGCCGTGCCTTCACCGAGGACGAGGAGACGCCGGGCCGCGAGCGGGTGCTGGTGCTGACGGACAAGGCGTGGCGCTCGCGCTTCGCGCAGGACCCGAAGGTGCTGGGCCGCACGCTGCAGCTGGATGGGGACTCGTACACGGTGGTGGGCGTGCTGCCGCCCGGGGCGGAGTATCCGGCGGACACGGACGTGTACGCGCCCTTCGCGCCCACGCCGGAGCAGGCGTCGCAGGAGCGGCGCGGCAGCCGGTTCCTCAGCGTGGTAGCGCGGCTGAAGCCCGGCATGACGCTGGCGGCGGCGCAGGCGGACCTGGCGCGCGTGGGCCGGGAGATGGAGGCCGCGCACGAGAACAACTACAAGGGCGGCGGCTGGGCCATCACCGTGAAGTCGCTGGAGGACGAGGTGGTGGGCGACGTGCGCGGCACGCTGTGGCTCTTGCTGGGCGCGGTGGGCTTCGTGCTGCTGGTGGCGTGCAGCAGCGTGGCGAACCTGCTCCTGGCGCGAGCGGCGGCCCGCGGTCGCGAGGTGTCCATCCGCGCGGCCCTGGGCGCGGGCCGGGGGCGGCTGGTGGCGCAATTCCTCACGGAGAGCTTGGTGCTGGCGGTGACGGGCGGTGCGCTCGGCCTGCTGCTGGCGATGTGGGGCACCGACATGTTGCTGGTGGTGGTGGGCGACGGGCTGCCGCGTGCGACGGAGGTGGGACTGGACGTGCCGTCGGTGCTCTTCACGGCGGGCGTGTCCCTGCTCACGGGTATCGTCTTCGGCCTGGTGCCGGCGCTCCAGGTGAGCCGCGCGGACCTGAGCGGCGCGATGCGCGAGGGGACGCGCGGCACGGATGGGAAGAAGGCGGGCCGGCTGCGCGCGGGGCTGGTGGTGGCGCAGGTGGCGCTGGCGCTGGTGCTGCTGGTGGGCGCGGGCCTCTTCGTGAAGAGCTTCCAGGCGCTGCACGAGGTGGAGGCGGGCTTCACCCCGGAAGGAGTCCTCACCGGCAGCATCGCGCTGCCCCAGGCGGCGTACTCGGAGGCGGCGCGCCGGGAGACGTTCATGGGCGAGCTGCTCACCCGAGTGCAGGCCCTGCCCGGCGTGGAGTCCGCGGGGGCGGCGAACATGCTGCCCCTGGGAGGCCGCACGGACAACAGCTTCGACATCGAGGGCCGGACGAAGGGGCCGGACGAGGCGTGGCCGGCGGTGGAGACGCGCTTCGCCAGCGCGGACTACCTGCGCACGCTCCAGGTGCGGCTGCGCGACGGGCGCATGCTGCAGGAGACGGACAACTCCGCCGCGCCGGGGGCGGTGGTCATCAACAAGACCTTCGCGAACCTCTACTGGCCCAAGGGCGACGCGCTGGGCCAGCGGCTGAGGCTGCACCGGCAGACCACGCGCTGGGCTACGGTGGTGGGCATCGTCGACGACGTGCGCGAGTGGGGCCTGGACAAGCCCGCGCGCCCGGCGGCGTACTACGCGGCGGCGCAGTTCCCGCTCTACAACCTCAACCTCGCGGTGCGCGCGAAGGCGGGCAGCCCGGAGGCACTGCGCACGGCGATTGAAGCCGAGGTGCGCGCCCTGGACGGCAACCTGCCCCTGTTCAACGTGGCGCCCATGGTGCGACTGGTGGACGACTCCATCGGCTCGCGCCGGCTGTCCGCCCTGCTGATGGGACTGTTCGCGGGCACCGCGCTGCTGCTGGCCGCGCTGGGCATCTCCGGCGTCATCGGCTACTCGGTGGCGCAGCGCACGCGCGAGATGGGCATCCGCATGGCGCTGGGCGCGGCGCGCAGGGACGTGCTGACGTTGGTGCTGGGCCAGGGCCTGAAGCTGGCGGGCCTGGGCGTGGCGGCGGGGCTGATGCTCTCGCTCGGGCTGGCGCAGCTGTTGAGCACGCTGCTGTACGGCGTCACGGCGTATGACCCGTGGACCTTCGTCGGAGTGGCCGCGCTGCTGTGCGGCGTCGCCCTCTTCGCCACCTGGCTGCCCGCGCGCCGCGCGACGTTGGTGGACCCCATCATTGCCCTGCGCTCCGAATAG
- a CDS encoding HlyD family secretion protein, with the protein MDIPKAKKKTRKPWVLAIGGACVLLAVTVGLSRLRPAAPTVERASVWLDTVKRGPMVRQVKGAGTLVPEYIRWLTADTAGRVERIHVRPGATVTADTLLMELSNPDVQLQALEAERQLASAQAELIRMRTELETMRLAQAATVETLTTDSADAVRRAAASDTLHKKELIGELEVTQTREKAGELSRRLELERKKLNVVAVNMKDQLAAQEGQVERLKAVARFRRTQVESMKVLAGEDGVLQELPLELGQWVTPGVLLAKVVKPERLKAELRIAETQARDIQPGQKALVDTRNGVVEGTVARVAPAASQGTVRVEVSLPAELPRGARPDLTVEGTVELERLGNVLSVGRPAGAQPNGTMSLFRLMPGGDEAIRVPVQLGRGSVNAVEVVQGLQEGDQVVLSDMAAWDAVERVRLR; encoded by the coding sequence GTGGACATCCCCAAAGCCAAGAAGAAGACCCGCAAGCCCTGGGTCCTCGCCATCGGCGGAGCCTGTGTGCTGCTCGCGGTGACGGTGGGCCTGTCGCGCCTGCGTCCGGCGGCGCCCACGGTGGAGCGCGCCTCGGTGTGGCTCGACACGGTGAAGCGCGGGCCCATGGTGCGGCAGGTGAAGGGCGCGGGCACCCTGGTGCCCGAGTACATCCGCTGGCTCACCGCCGACACGGCGGGCCGCGTCGAGCGCATCCACGTGCGCCCCGGCGCCACCGTGACGGCCGACACGCTCCTCATGGAGCTGTCCAACCCCGACGTGCAGCTCCAGGCCCTGGAGGCCGAGCGCCAGCTCGCCAGCGCGCAGGCCGAGCTCATCCGCATGCGCACCGAGCTGGAGACGATGCGCCTGGCCCAGGCCGCCACGGTGGAGACGCTCACCACCGACTCCGCCGACGCCGTCCGCCGCGCCGCGGCCAGCGACACCCTCCACAAGAAGGAGCTCATCGGCGAGCTCGAGGTGACGCAGACCCGCGAGAAGGCCGGCGAGCTGTCCCGCCGCCTGGAGCTGGAGCGCAAGAAGCTCAACGTGGTCGCCGTCAACATGAAGGACCAGCTCGCCGCCCAGGAGGGCCAGGTCGAGCGGTTGAAAGCGGTCGCCCGCTTCCGACGTACCCAGGTGGAGTCCATGAAGGTGCTCGCCGGGGAGGACGGGGTGCTGCAGGAGCTGCCGCTGGAGCTGGGACAGTGGGTGACGCCGGGCGTACTGCTCGCGAAGGTGGTGAAGCCCGAGCGGCTGAAGGCGGAGCTGCGCATCGCCGAGACGCAGGCGCGCGACATCCAGCCCGGCCAGAAGGCGTTGGTCGACACGCGCAACGGGGTGGTGGAGGGCACGGTAGCGCGCGTGGCCCCGGCGGCCAGCCAGGGCACGGTGCGGGTGGAGGTGTCGCTGCCGGCCGAGCTGCCCCGTGGCGCCCGGCCCGACCTCACGGTGGAGGGGACGGTGGAGCTGGAGCGGCTGGGCAACGTGCTCTCCGTGGGCCGCCCCGCGGGCGCGCAGCCCAACGGGACGATGTCCCTCTTCCGGCTGATGCCCGGGGGCGACGAAGCGATTCGGGTGCCGGTGCAGCTGGGCCGGGGTTCGGTGAACGCCGTGGAGGTCGTACAGGGCCTCCAAGAAGGCGACCAGGTGGTGCTGTCTGACATGGCCGCGTGGGACGCGGTCGAGCGGGTGAGGTTGCGATGA
- a CDS encoding ABC transporter ATP-binding protein, whose product MSQPLISLRNVEKSYPLAGGRAWVLRRIDLDIQPGEFVTLMGPSGAGKSTLLSILGMLDAEWTGEYVLDGQSVHAMKPKERAELSRRTIGFVFQQYHLLDNLTVAENLEVPLSYRNLKRSERESLVGDMLDRFSLVGKKDLFPSQLSGGQQQLVGIARALIANPKVLLADEPTGNLHSAQAKHIMEVFQRLNKDGTTIIQVTHSEANAAYGHRIIQLADGWLQKP is encoded by the coding sequence ATGTCCCAGCCCCTCATCTCCCTCCGTAACGTCGAGAAGTCCTACCCCCTGGCGGGCGGCCGCGCCTGGGTGCTGCGCCGCATCGACCTGGACATCCAGCCCGGCGAGTTCGTCACGCTGATGGGCCCGTCCGGCGCGGGCAAGTCCACGCTGCTGTCCATCCTCGGCATGCTGGATGCGGAGTGGACGGGCGAGTACGTGCTGGACGGCCAGTCCGTCCACGCGATGAAGCCGAAGGAGCGCGCGGAGCTGTCGCGGCGCACCATCGGCTTCGTCTTCCAGCAGTACCACCTGCTGGACAACCTCACGGTGGCGGAGAACCTCGAAGTCCCGCTGTCCTACCGCAACCTCAAGCGCAGTGAGCGCGAGTCGCTGGTGGGTGACATGCTGGACCGCTTCAGCCTGGTGGGGAAGAAGGACCTGTTCCCCTCGCAGCTCTCCGGCGGCCAGCAGCAGCTGGTGGGCATCGCCCGCGCGCTCATCGCCAACCCCAAGGTGCTGCTGGCGGACGAGCCCACGGGCAACCTCCACTCGGCGCAGGCGAAGCACATCATGGAGGTCTTCCAGCGCCTCAACAAGGACGGCACCACCATCATCCAGGTGACGCACTCCGAGGCCAACGCCGCGTATGGCCACCGCATCATCCAGCTCGCGGACGGCTGGCTGCAGAAGCCCTGA
- a CDS encoding ABC transporter permease: MLSDLKMDLRYALRTMRQSPVFTVAAVLVLSLGIGATTALFSVVDAVLLRPLPFPEPERVVMLGSDTPQRVSPRYSLMSFDDIARQSKQLVSLTAYSNDVFNLTGDGDTQQLRGTVVVGDFFKAFGVQPLLGRTFTLEEQRTPVAVLSYGQWLAMGGGQDVLGRTLTLSGHPYTVVGVMPPSFQVPRATTAVWVPYDSQPGAATSEARTARGYRAFIVTGRLTPGATLESARQELAALAPELLKQDAALELGVVRYSDQLTRDVRLALWVLLGAVALVLLLAAANVAHLQLARAASRQRELGIRVALGAGRGRLVRQLLTESVLLAALGGVGGVLLALWGTDWVVALGGNALPRGGDVAVQGRVLLFALAVTLLTGVGVGLAPALQRTQLSPGTVLGRSASEASRGRTHAALVVAEVALALLLITGAGLMLKSFWRLQQVDPGLDPEGVFVALVSLSSDRYTHGDDVNAFYRNLMTRLEARPEVAAAGVGQSLPGGFDIRRSGYWVEGTEDVPNRPHALVNASSPGFLEALRVPLLAGRRLTADDRKDTPRVLVVSEHFARKVFPGQDAVGRRVTFGGDDAQGNPLWLTVVGVVGDVPYAGVESGQEPTAYLPLAQGGDGPDLGAQLAVRAAPGLSPQALEAVVREELRAVDSTAALAQPTTLEDRLAVDLARPRFRTVLLGSFGVLALVLAAVGIYGVMSYVVAQRSHEMGVRMALGAQRRDVLGLVVGQALRRVGLGLGLGLAGALAVHRVMEGLLYGVSSLDLTVLGAVAAVLLGTAWLASWLPARRAASVDPASILRRG; encoded by the coding sequence ATGCTGAGCGACCTGAAGATGGACCTGCGGTACGCGCTGCGCACGATGCGCCAGTCGCCCGTGTTCACGGTGGCGGCGGTGCTCGTGCTGTCACTGGGCATCGGCGCGACGACGGCGCTCTTCAGCGTGGTGGACGCGGTGCTGCTGCGGCCGCTGCCCTTTCCGGAGCCGGAGCGGGTGGTGATGCTGGGCTCGGACACGCCGCAGCGGGTGTCTCCGCGCTACAGCCTGATGTCCTTCGACGACATCGCGCGGCAGTCGAAGCAGCTCGTCTCGCTCACCGCGTACAGCAATGACGTCTTCAACCTCACCGGCGACGGGGACACGCAGCAGCTGCGCGGCACGGTGGTGGTGGGAGACTTCTTCAAGGCCTTCGGCGTGCAGCCGCTGCTCGGGCGCACCTTCACGCTCGAGGAGCAGCGCACCCCGGTGGCGGTGCTGTCCTACGGGCAGTGGCTGGCGATGGGCGGCGGGCAGGACGTGCTCGGCCGCACGCTGACGCTGAGCGGCCATCCGTACACGGTGGTGGGGGTGATGCCGCCCTCGTTCCAGGTGCCCCGCGCCACGACGGCCGTGTGGGTGCCGTACGACAGCCAGCCGGGAGCGGCCACGTCCGAGGCGCGCACGGCGCGCGGCTATCGCGCCTTCATCGTGACGGGACGGCTGACGCCGGGCGCCACGCTGGAGTCCGCCCGGCAGGAGCTGGCGGCGCTCGCTCCGGAGCTGCTGAAGCAGGACGCGGCGCTGGAGCTGGGGGTGGTGCGCTACTCCGACCAGCTCACCCGGGACGTGCGCCTGGCGCTGTGGGTGCTGCTGGGCGCAGTGGCGCTGGTGCTGCTGCTGGCGGCGGCCAACGTGGCCCATCTGCAGCTGGCGCGCGCGGCGTCGCGGCAGCGCGAGCTGGGCATCCGCGTGGCGCTGGGCGCCGGGCGCGGGCGGCTGGTGCGGCAGCTCCTCACGGAGAGCGTGCTGCTGGCGGCGCTGGGCGGCGTGGGCGGGGTGCTGCTGGCCCTGTGGGGCACGGACTGGGTGGTGGCCCTGGGCGGCAATGCCCTGCCGCGCGGCGGCGACGTGGCGGTGCAGGGCCGGGTGCTGCTCTTCGCGCTGGCGGTGACGCTGCTCACGGGCGTGGGCGTGGGGCTGGCCCCCGCGCTGCAGCGCACCCAGCTGAGCCCGGGGACGGTGCTGGGCCGGAGCGCCAGCGAGGCGTCCCGGGGGCGGACGCACGCGGCCCTGGTGGTGGCGGAGGTGGCGCTGGCGCTGCTGCTCATCACCGGCGCGGGGCTGATGCTCAAGAGCTTCTGGCGGCTGCAGCAGGTGGACCCCGGGCTGGACCCGGAAGGCGTCTTCGTCGCGCTGGTGTCGCTGTCCAGCGACCGCTACACCCACGGCGACGACGTGAATGCCTTCTACCGGAACCTGATGACCCGGCTCGAGGCCCGTCCGGAGGTGGCGGCGGCAGGCGTGGGCCAGAGCCTGCCGGGAGGCTTTGACATCCGCCGCTCCGGCTACTGGGTGGAGGGGACGGAGGACGTGCCCAACCGGCCGCATGCTCTCGTCAACGCCTCCTCGCCGGGCTTCCTGGAGGCGCTGCGCGTGCCGCTGCTCGCGGGCCGCCGGCTCACCGCGGACGACCGCAAGGACACCCCGAGAGTCCTCGTGGTGAGCGAGCACTTCGCCCGCAAGGTCTTCCCCGGGCAGGACGCGGTGGGGCGCCGGGTGACGTTCGGCGGCGACGACGCGCAGGGCAACCCGCTGTGGCTGACGGTGGTGGGCGTGGTGGGGGACGTGCCGTACGCCGGGGTGGAGTCGGGGCAGGAGCCCACGGCGTACCTCCCCCTGGCGCAGGGCGGAGACGGGCCGGACCTGGGCGCGCAGCTCGCGGTGCGGGCCGCGCCGGGCCTGTCGCCCCAGGCGCTGGAGGCGGTGGTGCGCGAGGAGCTGCGCGCGGTGGACTCCACGGCGGCGCTCGCGCAGCCCACCACGCTGGAGGACCGGCTGGCGGTGGACCTGGCCCGGCCCCGCTTCCGCACGGTGCTGCTGGGCAGCTTCGGCGTGCTGGCGCTGGTGCTGGCGGCGGTGGGCATCTACGGCGTCATGTCCTACGTGGTGGCGCAGCGCTCTCACGAGATGGGCGTGCGCATGGCCCTCGGTGCCCAGCGGCGGGACGTGCTGGGCCTCGTCGTGGGGCAGGCGCTGCGGCGGGTAGGGCTGGGGCTCGGGCTGGGGCTCGCTGGTGCGCTGGCGGTGCACCGGGTGATGGAGGGCCTCCTCTATGGCGTCAGCTCGCTGGACCTCACCGTGCTGGGCGCGGTGGCCGCGGTGCTCCTGGGGACTGCCTGGCTGGCGAGCTGGCTGCCAGCACGCCGTGCGGCCAGCGTGGACCCCGCCTCCATCCTCCGTCGCGGCTGA
- a CDS encoding ABC transporter ATP-binding protein: MTTNDVKAPASTEEAVLAGGPKTDAGKSLIQLEGLTKVFETEEVETHALSNIHLTIRQGEWVAIVGPSGSGKSTLLAVLGLLDTASRGAYLLDGRSVLELSPSDRALVRNRHIGFIFQSFNLIGDLTVFENVELPLTYRGMPAAERKQRVERALERVGMAHRARHMPGQLSGGQQQRVAVARAVAGDPLILLADEPTGNLDSKNGEAVMQLLSELHKGGATICMVTHDPAHARTATRTVSLFDGRIVQDEQRR, encoded by the coding sequence ATGACGACGAACGACGTGAAGGCGCCCGCTTCGACAGAAGAGGCGGTGCTGGCGGGTGGACCGAAGACGGACGCGGGCAAGTCCCTCATCCAGCTCGAGGGGCTGACCAAGGTCTTCGAGACGGAGGAGGTGGAGACGCACGCGCTCTCCAACATCCACCTCACCATCCGCCAGGGCGAGTGGGTGGCGATTGTCGGCCCCTCGGGCTCCGGCAAGTCCACGCTGCTGGCGGTGCTGGGGCTGCTCGACACGGCCTCGCGCGGCGCGTACCTGCTGGACGGGCGCAGCGTGCTGGAGCTGTCGCCGTCGGACCGGGCGCTGGTGCGCAACCGGCACATCGGCTTCATCTTCCAGAGCTTCAACCTCATCGGCGACCTGACGGTGTTCGAGAACGTGGAGCTGCCCTTGACGTACCGGGGCATGCCCGCGGCCGAGCGCAAGCAGCGCGTGGAGCGCGCGCTGGAGAGAGTCGGCATGGCGCACCGGGCGCGGCACATGCCGGGCCAGCTCTCCGGCGGTCAGCAGCAGCGCGTCGCGGTGGCGCGCGCGGTGGCGGGCGACCCGCTCATCCTCCTGGCCGACGAGCCCACCGGTAACCTCGACTCGAAGAACGGCGAGGCGGTGATGCAGCTGCTCTCCGAGCTGCACAAGGGCGGCGCCACCATCTGCATGGTGACGCACGACCCGGCGCACGCGCGCACCGCCACGCGCACGGTGAGCCTCTTCGACGGCCGCATCGTCCAGGACGAGCAGCGCCGCTAG